One genomic window of Centropristis striata isolate RG_2023a ecotype Rhode Island chromosome 20, C.striata_1.0, whole genome shotgun sequence includes the following:
- the LOC131993177 gene encoding actin-related protein 2-A-like: protein MDSQGRKVVVCDNGTGFVKCGYAGSNFPEHIFPALVGRPIIRSTAKVGNIEIKDLMVGDEASELRSMLEVNYPMENGIVRNWDDMKHLWDYTFGPEKLNIDSRNCKILLTEPPMNPTKNREKIIEVMFETYQFGGVYIAIQAVLTLYAQGLLTGVVVDSGDGVTHICPVYEGFSLPHLTRRLDIAGRDITRYLIKLLLLRGYAFNHSADFETVRMMKEKLCYVGYNIEQEQKLALETTVLVESYTLPDGRVIKVGGERFEAPEALFQPHLINVEGVGVAELLFNTIQAADIDTRPEFYKHIVLSGGSTMYPGLPSRLERELKQLYLERVLKGDVDKLSKFKIRIEDPPRRKHMVFLGGAVLADIMKDKDNFWLTREEYQEKGVRVLEKLGVTVR, encoded by the exons TTTGTCAAGTGCGGCTATGCAGGCTCCAACTTCCCAGAGCACATCTTCCCTGCGCTTGTTGGGAGGCCGATCATTCGCTCGACAGCCAAAGTTGGAAACATTGAGATCAAG GATCTGATGGTGGGGGACGAGGCCAGCGAGCTGCGCTCCATGCTGGAAGTCAACTACCCCATGGAGAACGGCATCGTCAGGAACTGGGATGACATGAAACACCTGTGGGACTACACCTTCGGCCCAGAGAAGCTCAACATCGACTCCCGTAACTGCAAGATCTTGCTGACCGAGCCACCCATGAACCCCACCAAGAACCGAGAAAAAATCATTGAG GTGATGTTTGAGACCTACCAGTTTGGAGGAGTCTACATTGCTATTCAAGCTGTGTTGACACTGTACGCCCAAG gccTTCTGACCGGTGTTGTGGTGGACTCGGGTGATGGTGTGACACACATCTGTCCGGTGTATGAGGGCTTCAGCCTGCCCCATCTGACAAGACGCCTGGACATCGCAGGCAGGGACATCACCCGCTACCTCATCAAG ttgttgttgttgaggggTTACGCCTTCAACCACTCTGCAGACTTTGAGACGGTGCGCATGATGAAGGAGAAGCTGTGCTACGTGGGCTACAACATCGAGCAGGAGCAGAAGCTGGCGCTGGAGACCACCGTGCTGGTGGAATCATACACG CTGCCAGATGGTCGTGTGATCAAGGTGGGAGGAGAGCGGTTTGAGGCCCCCGAGGCTCTGTTCCAGCCCCACCTCATCAACGTGGAGGGTGTCGGAGTGGCCGAGCTCCTCTTCAACACCATCCAGGCAGCCGATATAGACACCAG GCCTGAGTTCTACAAACACATTGTGTTATCAGGAGGATCCACCATGTACCCGGGCCTGCCGTCTCGGCTGGAGAGGGAACTCAAACAGCTGTACCTGGAGCGTGTGCTCAAGGGAGACGTGGACAAGCTTTCG AAATTTAAGATCCGGATCGAGGATCCTCCCAGGCGAAAGCACATGGTGTTCCTGGGCGGAGCCGTGCTGGCCGACATCATGAAGGACAAGGACAACTTCTGGCTGACCCGGGAGGAGTACCAGGAGAAGGGAGTCCGCGTGCTGGAAAAACTCGGCGTCACCGTCAGATAA